The genomic interval ACGCGATTTCCTGCGATGCTCGGAAGCGCTTTATACCTTCGGGCATGCTGTCGGTGATTTTTTCTCACGCGCCCAGGGCGGCGTATTCGCCCACCCCCGCATGGCGGAATGGGCAGCCGTGCTCCGTCGTCGTGGTGTGCAGGGCGTGGCCCAGACATCCTGGGGCCCGACATTGGCGGCACTCTGCGATTCCGACGCGATGGCCCAGCAGTTGACGCGTGATTTCACGAACGATCCCGCGTGGAACGATTGCTCATTCAATGTCGTCGCTCCATTGAATCGCGGCGCTTCCGTCGTCATCCGTTGACGATCATATCCAAGCAAAGCGTCCAAGCCTGATTGAAAAGCGCTCCGAGTCACCGACAACACTTGCAGACTTTCCAAGCCGAATTAGAAGTCAATGACTTGGTGCAAACAGGCCATCGAGTCCGCGAACGGCACTCAAGAACCGGTCAGAGCAGAGTGGTTCTGCCACTAGTCCAGCAATCGAACGGTCCCTGCGTAACAGCGTTCCATCGTCCATTCCGTCCGCAGCAGCAGACAACCGTCGTCATCAATTCCCGCACAGATGCCCGTCAACTCTCGCTCACCCGCCGTCACGACAATCGGTCGTCCCGACAACACACACGCATGCGACCAGCGTTCCACCAGATTGATCGTTCCTTCTGCCAGTTCTTCGGTCAGCGAATCCCATCGATTCAGAAAAGTGAGCAACACATCCGTCAGCGAGAACTCTGACTCCGCGGCGATGTCCTTCATCGACGTCGCGATTCGTTGCTGTTCTTCCGGAGCATCGGCAAAGGAATTGTTGACATTGATTCCGATCCCGACAATCAGTCGATTCGGCACGCAATCCACTTGCTCAATCAAGATTCCGCACACCTTGCGACCGTTCAGCCAGACATCGTTCGGCCATTTGACACCGACACGCGCGGCAGGAATGCACCTCGACAGTGCATCCGCGATGGCTAACCCCGTAATCAACGAGAAACGGGGCCATTGTGCCACTGCGAGCCCCAGAGCCGGCATCTCGACACCGACGGAAAACATGAGTGCCCCATCGGCTCCCCACCATCGATTCCCACCACGACCGCGGCCGGCGACTTGCCGATCGGTGCCAATCAGAAACGGCATCACCGTTTGAAGATCACCCGCGCGCTGCAGCGCTAACGTGTTGGTCGAATCGACCTCTTCCAGCCAGACCACCTCTTGAATTCGAGATTCGGCTCGCACTCGAGCCACATCAATTGCCATGACTCACCGCGTCTCAAATGTGCGAGGCGAACCTTCTGGCCCAACCTGAACGGTGTAACTGTTGCCATCCTTCGCCACGGAGGCCTTGATCCAGACCCCTTTGCAATTCGCGGTCGTTGCCGCATTCGCAATATTCTCGGGCGGAGCCTGCTCGCTATCGGCCAGCCCAATATTGCGGTGCAGTTGGTACATCGCCTGAAGCGACTTGCCCCGTTTCAGCGTCGCGATCGTCGTCGCTGCAGCCCCTTTCGTCGGACCATTACAGGTCACACACACTCGGGGATCAACTGCCAGAATCATTACCGGATTATTGCTGACATTCAGTCCATGGTGGGTCGCCATGATCAAGTCAACTTTCCCCAAGGGGTTCTTGGGCGTCATCAGCTTCGCTTCGGTGTTCCAGGTCAAATCACCGCAGGTCAAGTACTTGAATCGACCAAAGGTCAGCAACAAACTGACACTCTTCGCGTTGTCCGACGTATCCTCGGGTTGCGGCTGATGCTCGGCCGCAAACGGATTCGTCTCGCCCGCGTTCGGTATGACTTCGCCGCTCGCCGTAATCACTTGCGCACGCAATGCTGTCGGTCCGGACTTGAACGGCAATAAATCACCCGCTTTGACCGTTTTGGATCGATTCTGGCTGGCAGCACGATACGGTTCGACATGCTCGGCGAACTTGGCATCTTCTTCCAACATTTCGGGGATTCCGCGGTCCCAGAAGTTGTGGATTTTGATCTTGGCGGCCAGAGGTGCATGATTGCCGAAGTGATCAGAATGCCAGTGCGTCACTAAAGCATGATCGAGATGATCGAGCTTCGCCACATTTTGGATCACGTCCACGATGCGTCCCAGATCGCGTCCGGCCGTATCAAAGGTGCCGGAATCAATCAGCAGCGATTCTGCACTGGGCGTCACAATCAATGTCGCCGCACCACCTTCGACATCGATGTAGTAAATATCGAGTCGCCCATCCTTCTCGTGCGCAACGAGAGCAGAGGTCGTCAGAAATGCGACGCAGACGGCAAACTTGAAAAGATTCATGATGTGGCTCCCGGACCAAGAGGGTTCAACCGGGAGCAACATACCGATGATCGATGCCGGACTCCACCAACAGTGTGTCAGTTTTCCAACACCACATTCCGAATCACGCAGCGCGTTGGACCAGGACTTTGGGACCTGCCACCAATGGAACGGCTTCCATCGGTTGCTCTTCAGTGGTGTACTCGGCGACCACCGCGCGAATCGCCGCCGCCGCTTCCTTCATGCTGCCGTACGATGCGCGTTCCAGCTCTTGGATATGCATCTTGACGACACGCGCCTGGATCGGCTCGGACTCTGCACAGAAGATCTTTTCGTGAACTTTCTGAGCCTTTTTCTCGTTGCCGTAGAACAGCTCTTCATACATCTTCTCGCCCGGTCGCAAACCGGTGAAGACGATATCGATGTCTTCGGGATATCGCAGTCCCGACAGTGCGATCATGTCCTTGGCCAGATCCATGATCTTCATCGGCTCACCCATATCGAGGATCAGCACCTGACCGGTTTCGCCGATCGCACCCGCTTGCAGAACCAGTTGCACGGCTTCTGGAATTGTCATGAAGAATCGCGTCATTTCGGGATGAGTCACCGTGATGGGACCACCTTCCAGAATCTGACGTCGGAAGGTTGGAACAACGCTTCCCGCGGAATTCAACACATTCCCAAACCGCACGGTGATGAACTGTGTTTTCGAATTGGTCGCCACCGCCTGGAGATACTTTTCACCAATCAGCTTGGTCGAACCCATGATGCTCGTAGGACGAACGGCCTTATCGGTCGAAATCATCACAAACTTGTCGACGCCGAACCGATCGGCGAGATCGACAACCGACTTCGTTCCCAAGACATTGTTACGGATCGCGGCCTGAACGTTCTGTTCCATCAGCGGGACATGCTTGTACGCTGCCGCGTGGAACACCAGATCCGGAAGATATTCGCCAAAAACGCGGCCCAGAGTGATCTGATCGTTCACATCGGTTATCACATACACTAACTGCACATCCGTAATGTTTCGAGATTGCAGTTCTTGCTCGAGTTGAAACATGCCGAATTCTGACTGATCGACGAGCACCAGAATCTTTGGCTTCAGTTCGACGATCTGTCGACAGCACTCTGATCCAATACTGCCCGCCGCCCCAGTGACCAGCACTGTCTTTTCGGTGATGTAGCTCGAAATGCTCGCCATATCCAAATGAGTCGGCTCGCGGCGCAGCAGGTCCGAAATCGTGACATCGCGAATCGTCAGCTTGACTCGTCCCGCGACGATTTCATTGACGTCGGGAATCACACGAGCTGTCAATTCATTTTCCTGACAGACGTCGAACAGTTCCCGCACCGTTTTGCCCGGAATACCGCTCGGAATCAGCAGATGATCGGCACGAAATCGATGTGCAATCTGCGGCACACCACGATTGAACGAGACCACCGGCACGCCGCCGATCAGCGAACGGGCGGTGTTGCCCGTCAGATCGACAAGCGCAACGACCTTGTATTCCGACTTCCGCGACTGCAGTGCCCGCAGGATCGCGATGGAACTGGTATCGGCACCATAGACGATCGCACGCAATTGGCGTGGCCGCGAACGCTGGATCAGACACGCTTCGATTCCGAATCGCACCGCCGCCCGCAGCAATCCCGTCGCGAAAATCGTCAACAGCCAGTCAATGATGATGACAGAACGGGGAAGGTTGTTTTCGAGCAGTCCCGCGGCATACGCCCCGCCCAGAATCACAGAACTGAGCGTCGCCGTCCCAACCATGGAACCCATGTCATTCAGCGACGTGTACCGATGGCGACGCTGCCACTCGCGACACGTCGTAAAGACCGTCGCTTTGACCAGAAGCACGAACGGCAGAGATTCCGCGAAACGCCGCAAAGCCTCGGCGTGAATTTCAAAATCGAATCGAATCAAGAATGCAAAGGCAAGCGAAACGCTGTACAGAACGAGATAGACGAACATCGCGGCGGCGAGTCGATATTTCATCTGATGACCTCTTTGAATCGAATACGATGGCCACCCCAAGCGCACGATCACAGAGGCCGTTGCAAGAACGGTGCAATCATCACTTTGGTTGGACCAAGCTGGTTGAGCGATGCCAGATTTGATTTGGGAAATGTGAAGGCGCTCTGTATTCGATCTCAAAAATCATGTCCAGATGGATTATTTCGTTCAAACTGTAGCAATCTCGAAAGGTCGACCGTCCAGAACCGGCATAATGTGGTGGTCGAAACAGTGAACCACTATGGATAAGGGCTGTTCGTTGAATCTGACTTCTCACACAGATCAGCAGCATTGGCCGAATTTCAGGTTTATATTTGGCTGTTAGAAGCAGATGTTACAACGGCGCGTGCGGCGGTCTGTTTCCCGAACAGCCACGAGCCTGCGAGAGTCACGGTCCGCGGTCGGGCTCGATGAACGGAAATCCACTCAAAAAACCGTTCAGGGATAAAGGATTCCCGCCAAAAGAGGGGCTCACGCGATCGCCGCACGGCAACCGCAAGGCGTCGCACCCGAGGAAATCTTCGCGACTCAGCGAACAGTTCGCAGTGTCGGCGAATTCCCTCGAACAGGGCTCGAAATATCGATCGGCGCGCGGTTTTGATTCGAGCTGCGCGACACGATGAACTTCAGCCGATCGGCCAGGCGATATCCCGCGAGCAGAATTCGCCGTTCCGCCACGCGATGCAGCTGATCAACCGCCTGCTGCGACAGCACCGGAACGTCCGCTTCGTCCAGATCGTGAGATTCCACACGAGACCACAGCGCATAATGCAGGCGACCGTTCTGATAGACGACCTCCTTCGCCGCCTGATAGCTCTCTTCGGCGAATTCCCAGGCCAGACGATGATTTTGATACTCGGGCAATCGATTAGGAGCCAGCTTCGGATCGCGAGACAACACTTCCGACCATTGCACGACCTTGTTGAACTGTGGATGCGTCCCCAGGGCATCGTCCCACACGGAATGCAGCTTCCGCGGTGCAGTCGCATGATTCAGGCGTACTGCCAGTTTGTTCCCGCCTTCATCGCCGTGCTGAAGTGAGGGAATTCGCTCATCAACCAGCGTCACGACATGCAGCGGCTGGTGAATGTCACCCATCAAATGAAATAGCCAGCACAACCGAACCGCACGATCTTCGGCCGGATTAAGATTCATTTCCGGCTGTGACCGTTCCCGCTCGGCTTCTCGCACAATCAGGTAGGAATGATCGAGCTGTTCGATGATGTTCGTGTAATCCGCGGGATGCGCCCCTTGTGGCGAATGCGGCAGTGGCCGCGCGGGTAACCCCGATTCCTGCTGGCCGGCCCGATACTCAAAATTGACATAGTGCCAGTTCGCATGGTGAAACTTGTAAATCGGATGGACCGATACCGGTTCACGCGTCGCGACACGAGGCGGCCGAACGTGGTCGGGCCATGTGGCAGCACGTAAAAAGATCCACTCGACGTCTGACGCGTTGCCCGGCTTATCCTTCAGCAACAGTTCACGCAGATGAGGGTGATGACGCAGCATCCCGACAATCGCCGTACGTTCGTCATCCGACAATCGATCATAGGCGATTCGAGCCACCGTCATGTGCCCCAAGTCATTCCAGGCAAACAAACTGCTCGCCGGAAACGCACTTAGAAACACGGTAAAAACCAACAGAAAGCGTCGCATGACAGAATCCTTTCTGTCGTTTGAAGGGGAACCACGAACAACTCGTGAAACAGCGGTAAGTGTCAGCCGTTCGCGAACGTTCAAAATGACCGTCCACAAACCGAAACAGGTCCCGCGCGCGAAGCAGAACGATTCGACCGATTTTCGACAAGAGGAAATTGAGAAATCGTCGTCTGTTTTGTCGCGATTACACTCCGGCATCCCTCCAGAAAATCGTTTCGACCCGACGTCCTGAACTCGGATCAACGACAACTTGTGAGAATGACTTTGCGAACCAAATCCGTTAACATGCATGGGTCGTTTCTGCGGCCCGATGCTCCGTCTCGATTGAGAGTCTCGATGGAATCGCCTATCTCGCGACGAACATTCTGCCACGCAATCGCCGCTGGGGCGTCCTGCGTCAGCCTGCGACGAACGACGTGCGCCGAAGATCAACCGGCCGGCATCAGGCTGAGTATCGGTAACTATGGGATGCCCCATTTCACCGCCGAACAGGCGATTCGCGTCATCGGCGATTTGGGATATGACGGAATTGAACTCTCCGTCATGCCCACGCATCCCACGTCCGCCGAAGCGATCACCAAAGATCAACGCGGACCGCTCCACCAGTTACTTGCCGAAAAACGCCTGACACTCACCTCGTTAATGGAACATCTCCCACCGTCCTCCGTCGCCGCCGAACATCAAACAACCCTCGACCGGCTGAAGCGCGCTGCGGAACTGGGACGTGATCTCAGCCCAGAAGCCCCCCCTTTGATCCAAACCGTCATCGGCGGAGGAACGTGGGAACAGAAAAAGGACCTGTTTCGCGATCGCCTGGGCGACTGGTTACGTGTCGCAGAGGCCGAGAAAACCGTCATCGCCATCAAACCGCACCGCAGCGGCGCAATGTCGAAGCCTTCCGAGGCCGCCTGGCTGCTTGGTCAACTGGGCAATTCACGCTGGTTAGGGATGGCGTACGACTTCAGCCACTACGCCCTGCGCGATCTGAACGTCTCCGAGACAATCAATGACGCATTCCCATCGACCGCATTGATCGTCGTCAAAGACGTCCTTCAAAAAGAGGGACAGATTGAGTTCGGCTTGCCGGGCGAGGGCCACCTAATCGACCACGCCGATATTTTGACCTCGTTCTATCGTCGTGGCTATCGAGGCAGCGTTTGCTGTGAAGTGAGCGTTCAAGTCTCGCGTCGCACCAACTATGACGCCGAAGCGGCCGCGAAATCGTCCTACGTTTTCATGAATCAATTGCTGGAACGCGCCGGAATCCCCCGCCGACCACGTTAACTCGTTGCAGAGACTCGCAAATGATGAATCAATCCACGCGCCGACAGTTTCTGCAGTTCGGTGCCGCCGCCACTGCATCGCTGTCATTGCCCATCGGCACTCGTTCGACATTCGCCGATCAAGCCGTGAAATCTCCAAACGAACGCTGGCGAGTCGGCGCGATCGGCATGCGTTATCAAGGTTCGGTCATCACACGTCAGGCTCAAGCATTTGGCGACATCAACTTAATCTGTGATGTCGACCGACATGTGCTGGAACAGGCGCGAGCCAGCTTTAACAGCAGCGCGAAGATCGTCGAAGACTATCACGACCTGATTTCCAGCAAGGACATCGATGTCGTCCTGATCGGCGCGCCCGATCACTGGCACGCCAAGATGGCGATTGATGCCTGTCGCGCGGGCAAAGACGTCTATCTCGAAAAACCGATCAGTCTGACGATCGAGGAAGGACGCGCGATCAGCCGTGTCGCGGCTGAAACGGGTCGCGTCGTTCAAGTCGGAACCTGGCAACGACATGATCAGCGATTTCGTCTCGCCGCCGAAATGATCAGAGCAGGGCGACTGGGCAAAGTCACCAAGGCCACGATCGTGCTGGGGAAAAACTTGCAGGGCGGCCCGTTCGCGCAGGTCCCCATACCAAAACAACTCAATTGGGATCGTTGGCTCGGCCAGGCTCCCATGACGCCCTACATCCCCGAACGCTGCCACTACACGTTTCGCTTCTGGTACGACTACGCGGGCGGTGAAATGACAGACACCGGCGCGCATCACGTCGATATCGCCATGTGGGCGCTGGGTCTCGATAATACGGGTCCCACTCAGATCATCCCGCAGGGAAAATTGCCGAATGTCGTTGATGGCTATAACGTCGCCAAAGACTTCAGCGTCCAAATGAAATTCGCCAACGGTGTCGAGTTCGCAATCCTCGACACTGGCCGAAACGGAATTCTGTTCGAAGGTGAACTCGGCCGGATTTTCGTCAACCGGGGAATCATCTCGGGAACGCCCGTCGACGAACTCAAGTCCAATCCGCTGCCGCGCGAATCGTTTCAAGTTTACGCACACGACAACCTCAGCCGGCCTGAACGAGCTGGAAAATACGACGCGCTCATCAATCACATGGGCAACTTCTACGACTGTGTCCAGTCGCGAAAGACCCCGATCTCGTCCGTCGAAAGCCAGCACCGCGTCGCGACAACATGCCACCTGGGCAATCTCGCCCTCCGTCTCGGTCGCACCCTGAATTGGAACCCGGACACCGAGCGATTCATCAATGACGCCGAAGCAGACACTTACCTGCGGCGCGAGCAACGAAAAGGCTACGAAGTCGTTTGATTCCGTTCGAAATCGTGCGCATTCGCTTTCCAGCACCAACCCGCCAAACAAGGTCTCACACCATGACGAACCACGATCATTCTTCGCCGAATGATCGTGCGCGCTCTCGGTTCCTCCTGGTGATCACACTCCTCATCGCCCCGATGACACTCGTCGCCGATGACGAGATCAAGTTCGAAAAGGGCGCAGGCGCCGCACTCGCCGCGAAGTGTGGCCAATGCCATGGCGCCGACCGCACCAAACGCAAAGCAGAACTCGATCTCCGCACCGCCGAGTCCACACTGATGGGCGGCGAGTCGGGTCCGTCTGTCAGTCCCGGAAATGCCAAAGACAGTCTGCTTTGGCAAAAGATCGTCGACGGCGAGATGCCCCCACCGGGCAGCGAACCGTTGAACGATGCCGAAAAGACCGCCATTCATCAGTGGATTAGTCAGGGTGCCAAATTCATTCCCAACTCGAAATCCGCGACGGATGCCTCGGCCGCTGACAAAGAGTTTTGGGCGTTTCGGCATTCGCAACGTCCTGAATCGCCCTCGATCAAAAGCGCCGCGCAATCCATCACGCCCATTGATCGCTTCGTACTGAGCCGACTGGAAGCACGACAGCTTTCGTTCGCACCGACCGCCGAACCCCGCCAGCTTGTGCGCCGAATTTTTCTCGATCTCGTCGGACTGCCGCCAACTCCGGCAGAGGTGACCGAGTTCCTGAACGACCCCAGCCCCAAGAGCTACGAAACACTCGTCGATCGACTCCTCGCGTCGCCCCAGTACGGTGAACGATGGGGACGCCAGTGGCTCGACGTCGCGGGCTACGCCGACAGCAACGGCTACATCCGACACGACTCGCCCCGTCCGCTCGCCTGGCGGTACCGCGATTATGTCATTCAATCATTAAACGATGACAAGCCGTACGATCAGTTCTGGATCGAGCAATTGGCTGGAGACGAACTCGTCAACCACTCCACGGCTCAGGAACTCTCCCCCGCGGATCTGAATCGCCTGATCGCAACGCACTACCTTCGAAACGCACCCGACGGAACCGACAATACCGAAGGCAACGAAATCACGCGGGTCATGGAACGATATGCGGTTCTCGAATCGCAACTGCAAATCACCATGTCGGCCATGTTCGGAATGACGATCGAATGTGCCCGATGCCACAGCCACAAATTCGATCCCATTCCACAGCGTGACTATTATTCGCTGCAGGCCATCTTTTACCCGGCCTTCAACGTCAAACAGTGGAAGCAACCCAAAGACCGCTGGATCCATGCCGCCGGTCAAGTCGACATCGCCGCCTGGCGCGCCCGCAATGAACAAGTCGACCATCAGATCTTGGCACTGAGATCGGAATTCGCAGACTGGTCTCGCACCCATCAACCGCCCGGGATCGTCCTCTTCCAGGACGACTTCTCCACGACGTCGCTGCGTCAGAGCTGGAGCGATACGGCGCCCGGCGACGAGTCCCCCGCGGGCAACCCTGCTATTCGGCTCGACGATTCACTCGCACCGGCAGCCCAGATCGAGAACGGACGACTGTCGATCCTCGCCGCAGCGCCAGGTGACGCTGTCTGGCTCTCCACCAGACAGTCATTCGATTGGACGCCCGAACAAAAGGGCGAATGGATTCAGGTGACCTTCGACCTTGTCGGCACACGCGGCCCCGACGGCCGCGCCGCAGAACGCATCGGCTACTATCTCGCCCTGACCGATCATGACGACAGCCGGAATCCCGCGAGCGGCAATGTCGCGCGAGGAAATCTCCTCATCGACGGCAATCCCGCCGGTGGAGCCTCCGTCGTCGTCGACTACCCCGGCCTGGACCAACAAAGCGCGGGCGTCATCGGCAAGTCCGGATACGTCGCCGGCCATCGCTTCGGCGTTCGCGTGACACGTCAGGACGGCGACCAGTACCTGCTCGAACATTTATTCGACGGCCAGCCCGAGTTGCCCGCACAGCCACTGAAGGCGGAACAACTGCCCGATGGTGGGTTCGGTTTTGAACTCTGCTGCTCGCGCAGCTTTCAAGTCGATAACGTCTCCATCCAACGCTCGCCACACGCTGGCGAGACATCCACCGAAGCCCTCGCATGGACGCAATTCAAAGCAACAACCGAACGGCATCAGCAGAAATTGACAGACGCCATCGCAGCCTGCGAGCGACAACGACTGCCCGAACCCGAACGAATCGCCTGGGCGACTGACCTCTCCGAAGAACCGCCCGTGGTTCCGCTGCTGAAGCGTGGTGACTACTTTCAACATGGCCCCAACGTCGATCCCGGTCCGCTGTCGGTATTGATTGATCCCGACAACACCATGACAATCGAGCCACCGGCATCGGGAACCAAGACGACCGGCCGCCGATTGGCCTTCGCCCGCTGGGCGACCCGCCCCAGTTCACGTGCGGCGGCCCTCCTCGCGCGTGTCGAAGTCGATCGAATCTGGCGCGGTCACTTTGGACGAGGTCTCGTTCCCACGCCGGAAAACTTTGGCGCCAGCGGCGTGCGTCCGACCGATCCCGAACTGCTCGAATGGTTGGCCGCTGAATTCATCGACAATGGGTGGAGCCGCAAAGCCCTCCATCGCCAGATTGTCTTGTCCCAGACGTATCAGCAATCGAGCGTCGCCGATGAGCGTGCGATCCAGCTCGATCCCGACAATTTGGCCTACAGCCGTTTCCCCGCGCATCGCCTTGATGCCGAATCGATCCGCGACAGCATGCTCGCGGCGGCGGGGGTGATGAATCTCAAAGCGGGTGGCCCAGCCGTGCAGCCGATGGATCTCGGCAACCGTCAGATCGTCCTTCCAGAACCAGAAGGGCCTGGACCACATGAGGTCGACCGACGCAGCATCTACATCCGACAGCGTCGCTCCGAACCGCTGACATTTCTGAAGGTCTTCGATCAAGCGTCTCCTGAACCGAATTGTGTCGGCCGCTCAACGGCCACCGTCGTCGCCCAGTCGTTGGCCCTCTTGAACGGAACTTTCGCCACGCGCATGGGTCGCTCTTTCGCCGCACGGATCATGAACGACGCTCCGACCAGTTCCGCCGATCACGCTCGACAAGCGTTCATCATCGCGTTCGCGCGTGAGCCCGACGCAATCGAACTCGCGCGGTCTCTCGAATTCCTGCAGACCCAAACCCGCTTGCGAACCAACTCTGATCCCGCCACCGCAGCGGAAGCCGCCTTGGCCGATCTTTGCCGAATGCTGCTCGCAACCAACGAATTCATGCAACTTCAATAAGTGATGGCCCATGTTTCGAACACGGACAAACACGCATTCCAGCGAGCCCGCCCACATCACGCGGCGTGAGTGTTGTCGGCAGAGCATCGCCAGCTTCGGTTGGCTCGGTCTCGCCAACCTCATCTGTCACGCCCCCTCGGCAATGGCCAACCCCCTGAGCCTCGGCCGCGATGTGAAAACGCGACCGCCTCAGTTTCCTCCCCGCGCCAAACGGATGGTCCTGCTGTTCCAACACGGGGGCCCCAGTCAGATCGATCTGTTCGATCCCAAGCCAATGCTCGAACAATACGCCGGCAAACCGATGCCGGGAGGTGTGGAAGCGTTTTTCGATAAGCAAGACAGCAGCCTGTGTACGCCCAGCCCCTTCAAGTTCGCCCGGCACGGTGAATCAGGAATGGAGTTCAGTGAACTCCTGCCGCACTTGGCCACTTGCGCCGATGATCTCTGCCAGATTCGTTCGATGCACACGCTGGTCAATGACCACGAAGGCGCTCTCCGCCACTTCCAAACCGGAAAGCCCCGCGTCGGACGCCCGACGATCGGCTCGTGGATCTCCTACGCGCTCGGCACGGTCAACCAAAACTTGCCGCCCTATGTCGTCCTCAGCGACCCCACGTACGATCAAGTCGATGGCATCCGCAACTGGTCCTCGGGCTTCCTTCCCGCCATTTATCAAGGAACCCCACTTCGCTGCGACGGTCCAGGCCTGTTCGACCTGTCGCTCCCGACCGGCGTGACAGACGAAATGCAGCGCGAACAACTTTCATTTCTCCAAGACCTCAATCGTCAGCACCAAAAACGCTACAAACACCTCTCAGAACTCGACGCCCGAATCGCAAACAACGCCCTTGCAGGCAACATCCGCGAGGA from Schlesneria paludicola DSM 18645 carries:
- a CDS encoding sugar phosphate isomerase/epimerase family protein, whose amino-acid sequence is MESPISRRTFCHAIAAGASCVSLRRTTCAEDQPAGIRLSIGNYGMPHFTAEQAIRVIGDLGYDGIELSVMPTHPTSAEAITKDQRGPLHQLLAEKRLTLTSLMEHLPPSSVAAEHQTTLDRLKRAAELGRDLSPEAPPLIQTVIGGGTWEQKKDLFRDRLGDWLRVAEAEKTVIAIKPHRSGAMSKPSEAAWLLGQLGNSRWLGMAYDFSHYALRDLNVSETINDAFPSTALIVVKDVLQKEGQIEFGLPGEGHLIDHADILTSFYRRGYRGSVCCEVSVQVSRRTNYDAEAAAKSSYVFMNQLLERAGIPRRPR
- a CDS encoding polysaccharide biosynthesis protein, which codes for MKYRLAAAMFVYLVLYSVSLAFAFLIRFDFEIHAEALRRFAESLPFVLLVKATVFTTCREWQRRHRYTSLNDMGSMVGTATLSSVILGGAYAAGLLENNLPRSVIIIDWLLTIFATGLLRAAVRFGIEACLIQRSRPRQLRAIVYGADTSSIAILRALQSRKSEYKVVALVDLTGNTARSLIGGVPVVSFNRGVPQIAHRFRADHLLIPSGIPGKTVRELFDVCQENELTARVIPDVNEIVAGRVKLTIRDVTISDLLRREPTHLDMASISSYITEKTVLVTGAAGSIGSECCRQIVELKPKILVLVDQSEFGMFQLEQELQSRNITDVQLVYVITDVNDQITLGRVFGEYLPDLVFHAAAYKHVPLMEQNVQAAIRNNVLGTKSVVDLADRFGVDKFVMISTDKAVRPTSIMGSTKLIGEKYLQAVATNSKTQFITVRFGNVLNSAGSVVPTFRRQILEGGPITVTHPEMTRFFMTIPEAVQLVLQAGAIGETGQVLILDMGEPMKIMDLAKDMIALSGLRYPEDIDIVFTGLRPGEKMYEELFYGNEKKAQKVHEKIFCAESEPIQARVVKMHIQELERASYGSMKEAAAAIRAVVAEYTTEEQPMEAVPLVAGPKVLVQRAA
- a CDS encoding S1/P1 nuclease — protein: MRRFLLVFTVFLSAFPASSLFAWNDLGHMTVARIAYDRLSDDERTAIVGMLRHHPHLRELLLKDKPGNASDVEWIFLRAATWPDHVRPPRVATREPVSVHPIYKFHHANWHYVNFEYRAGQQESGLPARPLPHSPQGAHPADYTNIIEQLDHSYLIVREAERERSQPEMNLNPAEDRAVRLCWLFHLMGDIHQPLHVVTLVDERIPSLQHGDEGGNKLAVRLNHATAPRKLHSVWDDALGTHPQFNKVVQWSEVLSRDPKLAPNRLPEYQNHRLAWEFAEESYQAAKEVVYQNGRLHYALWSRVESHDLDEADVPVLSQQAVDQLHRVAERRILLAGYRLADRLKFIVSRSSNQNRAPIDISSPVRGNSPTLRTVR
- a CDS encoding ComEC/Rec2 family competence protein, which codes for MNLFKFAVCVAFLTTSALVAHEKDGRLDIYYIDVEGGAATLIVTPSAESLLIDSGTFDTAGRDLGRIVDVIQNVAKLDHLDHALVTHWHSDHFGNHAPLAAKIKIHNFWDRGIPEMLEEDAKFAEHVEPYRAASQNRSKTVKAGDLLPFKSGPTALRAQVITASGEVIPNAGETNPFAAEHQPQPEDTSDNAKSVSLLLTFGRFKYLTCGDLTWNTEAKLMTPKNPLGKVDLIMATHHGLNVSNNPVMILAVDPRVCVTCNGPTKGAAATTIATLKRGKSLQAMYQLHRNIGLADSEQAPPENIANAATTANCKGVWIKASVAKDGNSYTVQVGPEGSPRTFETR
- a CDS encoding Gfo/Idh/MocA family protein, producing MMNQSTRRQFLQFGAAATASLSLPIGTRSTFADQAVKSPNERWRVGAIGMRYQGSVITRQAQAFGDINLICDVDRHVLEQARASFNSSAKIVEDYHDLISSKDIDVVLIGAPDHWHAKMAIDACRAGKDVYLEKPISLTIEEGRAISRVAAETGRVVQVGTWQRHDQRFRLAAEMIRAGRLGKVTKATIVLGKNLQGGPFAQVPIPKQLNWDRWLGQAPMTPYIPERCHYTFRFWYDYAGGEMTDTGAHHVDIAMWALGLDNTGPTQIIPQGKLPNVVDGYNVAKDFSVQMKFANGVEFAILDTGRNGILFEGELGRIFVNRGIISGTPVDELKSNPLPRESFQVYAHDNLSRPERAGKYDALINHMGNFYDCVQSRKTPISSVESQHRVATTCHLGNLALRLGRTLNWNPDTERFINDAEADTYLRREQRKGYEVV
- a CDS encoding biotin--[acetyl-CoA-carboxylase] ligase → MAIDVARVRAESRIQEVVWLEEVDSTNTLALQRAGDLQTVMPFLIGTDRQVAGRGRGGNRWWGADGALMFSVGVEMPALGLAVAQWPRFSLITGLAIADALSRCIPAARVGVKWPNDVWLNGRKVCGILIEQVDCVPNRLIVGIGINVNNSFADAPEEQQRIATSMKDIAAESEFSLTDVLLTFLNRWDSLTEELAEGTINLVERWSHACVLSGRPIVVTAGERELTGICAGIDDDGCLLLRTEWTMERCYAGTVRLLD